A stretch of the Aricia agestis chromosome 15, ilAriAges1.1, whole genome shotgun sequence genome encodes the following:
- the LOC121734355 gene encoding integrator complex subunit 3 homolog encodes MEQAKSNSPRLFVCTAIENKDELEERYERAYTFFQSLVADCSEKEAHDALNNAVCKNHEDVSLGMLMSILTEPHNATKCYRDLTLVTRDGWTCVLNNLSNLILERYLKFHDITRNQLLWLIKEMIRNAVMGVDSVCWNLMRYASGGDVTPKNIFLVESLLDIYIENRAWLDKFPVLVCMVVYTYLRLIEDHNIPHLQALRQKEVVFVIALIREHFTEVLTLGRDLVRLLQNVARIPEFNQLWQDILSNPKSLSPTFTSVMQLLQTRTSRRYLQSRLTPDMERKLVFLTSQVRFGHHKKYQEWFQRQYLATPESQTLRSDMIRFIVGVIHPTNELLCSDIIPRWAVIGWLLTTCTSNVAASNAKLALFYDWLFYEPDKDNIMNIEPAILVMHHSMRSHPAVTATLLDFLCRIIPNFYPQYVDKVRQGIFNSLQQIIEKRVLPNLQPLFDSPKLDRELRTTVRETFKEFCSNGNGEGVSGIKEDGHDELPRVGPDEPVFSDDEDDPPPIIAEDTDDDDLPLSEVRARERPELAAALPLLLRPYAETLLDERNLTAANSLLNACSSPMPTPVALADLFAAMLQDAPPLRISLNPTQEELDAILNLPIFCMFNYLNTHKESGDSKRKLIFETLKELQNSLQSVGYCLLFFLKVCYEKERKSEKDPGKKRNVKFKSDLYREYCSALELKIAESLANDFEKCQECDSNILVWLIPDVYREFKDQVQNHIRLLHVIVSTLDARQLQLLVCLTLQGNLMMFKSDDITTMLSTSLGWETFEQYCLWQLLTAHEISVEDVLPIIPKLSYKDHAEALTSVLLMLKQERPTADVLRQLFCRTVDDEDTFVLSTVMYWCQDYEDKVADLLAVLLSTRYPGTSPNKRKRSSKSIPSNAPPSAEQVLGHLEQIRICCVDQDDMSIFNMECMQKALQQSQSNSSDSLKRQYSELFSLAWEDELPISRRARKLVSNSLPISPNLHSSNDDSEEEEIVKPKQAKRRKKAISDSD; translated from the exons atgGAGCAAGCTAAGTCTAATTCACCCAGACTTTTTGTGTGTACTGCGATCGAAAATAAGGATGAATTAGAGGAG AGGTACGAGAGGGCCTACACCTTCTTCCAATCTCTGGTAGCAGATTGCAGCGAGAAGGAAGCTCACGACGCTTTAAATAATGCCGTATGCAAAAACCATGAAGATGTATCACTTGGGATGCTCATGTCCATACTCACTGAACCTCATAACGCAACGAAATGCTACAGGGATCTCACCCTCGTCACTAGAGATGGCTGGACGTGTGTTCTTAACAATTTGTCCAATTTGATCCTGGAAAGGTACTTAAAGTTCCATGATATCACTCGAAATCAACTACTATGGCTCATAAAAGAAATGATAAGGAATGCCGTCATGGGAGTGGACAGTGTCTGTTGGAATCTAATGCGTTATGCCTCCGGTGGCGACGTCACtccgaaaaatatatttttagtggaATCTCTTTTAGACATTTATATTGAGAATAGAGCATGGCTTGATAAGTTTCCAGTTTTAGTCTGTATGGTAGTTTATACATATTTAAGGTTAATAGAGGATCACAATATACCTCACCTGCAGGCTTTAAGGCAAAAGGAGGTAGTATTTGTTATTGCTCTTATAAGAGAACATTTTACCGAAGTCTTAACCCTAGGTAGAGATCTCGTACGTTTGTTACAAAATGTTGCAAGGATTCCAGAATTTAATCAATTATGGCAAGATATTTTATCAAATCCAAAGTCACTGTCACCTACATTTACCAGTGTGATGCAACTTCTGCAAACAAGAACTTCCCGAAGATATTTACAATCACGCTTAACCCCGGACATGGAAAGAAAGTTGGTGTTCCTGACATCGCAAGTGCGATTCGGCcaccataaaaaatatcaagAATGGTTTCAGAGGCAGTACCTAGCGACTCCTGAATCCCAAACACTTCGTAGTGATATGATAAGGTTTATCGTAGGTGTTATACATCCCACTAACGAGCTACTGTGCTCCGATATAATACCCAGATGGGCAGTTATAGGATGGCTTTTGACAACATGCACATCAAATGTAGCAGCATCAAATGCTAAACTTGCCTTATTTTATGATTGGCTTTTTTATGAACCtgacaaagataatattatgaacatagAACCCGCTATTCTTGTTATGCATCACTCAATGAGATCACACCCAGCGGTGACTGCCACACTTTTAGATTTTCTGTGTAGAATCATACCTAACTTTTATCCACAATACGTGGATAAGGTGCGACAAGGTATATTCAATTCCCTTCAACAGATCATAGAAAAAAGGGTGCTACCTAATCTTCAACCACTTTTTGACTCCCCTAAATTAGACCGAGAACTTAGAACTACAGTGAGAGAAACATTTAAAGAATTTTGCAGCAATGGAAATGGAGAGGGAGTTTCTGGAATCAAAGAGGATGGTCATGACGAATTACCCAGAGTAGGCCCAGATGAACCAGTTTTCTCTGATGATGAGGATGATCCTCCACCAATAATAGCAGAAGatactgatgatgatgacttaCCTTTATCTGAAGTGAGAGCTAGGGAGCGTCCTGAGTTAGCAGCAGCGTTGCCTTTGCTCCTAAGACCGTATGCAGAAACACTTTTAGATGAAAGAAATCTTACTGCAGCTAATTCTTTACTAAATGCATGTAGCTCTCCAATGCCTACACCTGTTGCCCTCGCTGACTTGTTTGCAGCCATGTTACAAGATGCCCCACCGCTGCGCATTAGCCTTAACCCAACCCAAGAAGAATTGGATGCTATTCTCAACTTGCCTATTTTCTGCATGTTCAACTATCTCAATACTCATAAGGAATCAGGAGATAGTAAACGTAAACTTATTTTCGAAACTTTAAAAGAACTCCAGAACTCACTTCAAAGCGTAGGGTACTGCCTGTTGTTTTTCCTCAAAGTGTGTTACGAGAAGGAAAGGAAATCGGAAAAAGATCCAGGAAAAAAGCGAAACGTTAAATTTAAGTCGGATTTATACAGAGAGTATTGTAGTGCATTAGAATTAAAAATTGCTGAGAGCTTAGCGAATGATTTTGAGAAATGCCAGGAATGTGATTCAAATATTCTCGTTTGGTTGATACCCGACGTGTATAGGGAGTTCAAAGATCAAGTCCAAAATCATATCAGATTACTACATGTCATAGTCTCAACACTGGATGCTAGACAACTCCAGCTGCTGGTTTGCTTGACCTTACAAGGAAACTTGATGATGTTCAAGTCGGACGACATCACGACGATGTTGTCCACGAGTCTAGGTTGGGAAACCTTCGAACAGTATTGCCTTTGGCAGCTTCTGACTGCCCACGAGATCTCCGTTGAAGATGTACTGCCGATTATTCCAAAATTGTCGTATAAGGATCACGCTGAAGCGTTGACATCAGTTCTATTGATGTTAAAGCAGGAGAGGCCTACCGCGGATGTTCTCCGACAGTTATTCTGTCGGACGGTAGACGATGAGGACACGTTTGTGCTTTCCACCGTCATGTACTGGTGTCAAGATTACGAAGATAAAGTCGCAGACTTGTTGGCTGTACTGCTGAGCACTAGGTACCCAGGAACGAGTCCAAACAAGCGAAAACGGTCCAGTAAAAGCATTCCTTCCAACGCGCCGCCTTCTGCGGAACAG GTTCTAGGTCATTTGGAACAAATAAGAATATGCTGCGTAGACCAGGATGATATGTCAATTTTCAACATGGAATGTATGCAGAAGGCCTTGCAGCAGTCGCAGTCGAACAGTAGTGATAGTTTAAAG